One part of the Vibrio hyugaensis genome encodes these proteins:
- a CDS encoding ANTAR domain-containing response regulator: MTHITSKTPIIVCCDSLPEQARLSGLLSKDYDNILGCQLAQLEPLMQREPTAKVVVGWQQPTAELRLVVDFCRRKSAPLLIVLKKLSSNDINRLSEKMDYVLMPHDSDFALQPWIEHATLVRARFVSMESEIESLTNKIEERKLIEKAKGLLMKMHNVDEEQAYKALRNSAMQSSQTLAQVAKNLITTLEVLD; the protein is encoded by the coding sequence ATGACTCATATAACATCGAAAACCCCCATAATTGTATGCTGTGATAGCTTGCCTGAACAGGCGAGGTTGTCCGGTTTATTGAGCAAAGATTACGATAACATTTTAGGTTGCCAATTAGCGCAACTGGAACCGCTAATGCAGCGTGAACCTACGGCTAAAGTGGTTGTTGGTTGGCAGCAACCGACAGCAGAACTGCGCCTAGTCGTTGATTTTTGTCGCCGAAAATCAGCGCCACTTCTTATCGTGCTAAAGAAATTATCATCTAATGATATCAATCGTTTATCAGAAAAAATGGATTATGTTCTGATGCCGCACGATTCTGACTTTGCGCTACAGCCTTGGATTGAACATGCCACTCTAGTGCGAGCAAGATTCGTGAGTATGGAATCAGAAATTGAATCACTGACCAATAAAATCGAAGAGCGAAAGCTAATTGAAAAAGCCAAAGGGTTACTGATGAAAATGCACAATGTTGATGAAGAACAGGCGTACAAAGCCCTTCGCAATTCCGCCATGCAATCGAGCCAAACGCTCGCTCAAGTTGCCAAGAATTTGATAACAACATTAGAGGTTTTGGATTAG
- a CDS encoding dienelactone hydrolase family protein, producing the protein MVLKHTTPSEKASHPIPQEAFDWYDEYAHGKISRREFLNRLGGLAVLGFSMTALVDALTPNYALAEQVSFNDPEIKATYETFPSPNGHGEGRGYLVMPQKKTLKSPTVLVIHENRGLNPYIKDVTRRLAKDGFIAFAPDALYPLGGYPGNDDEGRAMQKEMDRAKIEQDFIAAANFLKQYEGGNGKLGAVGFCFGGYIVNMLAAVMPEELDAGVPFYGTPAAQEIQKQVKGPLMLHFAGLDKRVNDTWPMYEQQLIATDAQYQALMYENVNHGFHNDSTGRYAPEEAALAWERTLGFFKEHLASS; encoded by the coding sequence ATGGTTCTAAAGCATACCACTCCAAGTGAAAAAGCTTCTCACCCGATCCCGCAAGAGGCCTTTGATTGGTACGATGAATACGCGCATGGGAAGATCTCACGTCGAGAGTTTCTAAACAGGCTTGGCGGCCTTGCTGTATTAGGTTTTAGCATGACAGCTCTCGTCGATGCTTTAACGCCGAACTATGCGCTTGCCGAGCAAGTTTCCTTTAATGATCCAGAAATCAAAGCGACTTACGAAACTTTCCCGTCTCCAAATGGGCACGGAGAAGGGCGTGGTTATTTGGTTATGCCGCAGAAAAAGACTCTTAAATCGCCCACGGTACTTGTTATACATGAGAACCGTGGATTAAATCCGTACATCAAAGATGTGACGAGGCGACTTGCTAAAGATGGCTTTATTGCTTTCGCGCCCGATGCCCTATACCCACTTGGCGGTTACCCCGGGAACGATGACGAAGGGCGAGCTATGCAAAAAGAGATGGATAGAGCCAAGATAGAGCAAGATTTCATTGCAGCTGCTAACTTCCTTAAGCAATACGAGGGTGGCAACGGTAAATTGGGAGCGGTTGGATTCTGCTTCGGTGGATACATTGTCAATATGCTTGCAGCGGTAATGCCAGAAGAACTGGATGCGGGCGTGCCTTTTTATGGAACACCTGCTGCGCAAGAGATTCAGAAGCAAGTCAAAGGGCCACTAATGTTGCACTTTGCTGGGCTAGATAAACGCGTCAACGACACTTGGCCAATGTACGAACAACAACTCATTGCGACCGACGCTCAGTATCAGGCGCTAATGTACGAGAACGTGAACCATGGTTTCCATAACGACTCTACTGGGCGCTATGCTCCGGAAGAAGCAGCGTTGGCTTGGGAACGTACCTTAGGCTTTTTCAAAGAACATCTCGCCTCTAGTTAA
- a CDS encoding glycosyl transferase family protein, whose amino-acid sequence MSSILECIRTVGRGERGRKPLNFDQAFRVMDEYLNGDCEDDQMAMLLMLIRVQNETQQEIAGFVKAFQSRMPAIGADIDWPCYAGKREAAGQPWHLLAAKILADNGHKILMHGYHDRQSGRLHAEDYLETFGITKADSAEEAKRVLETQNIIYLPLSAFAPRAETMIGWKNRYGLRTPINTVVRALNPGQATVGIRGSFHPGFQQLHAEVEFEIGQTAHAVVSFKGQSGESEYNPKVSQTVWLSQTSGVTSHYWTEQMLSEVPMPTHCPFGTAEEDLNQMVNTVLATMTVVLFAQMHDREKAFECAFSYWQVYCSNK is encoded by the coding sequence ATGAGCAGCATTTTGGAATGTATCAGAACAGTCGGTCGAGGTGAACGTGGCAGAAAGCCACTTAACTTTGATCAAGCCTTTCGAGTTATGGATGAGTATCTAAACGGTGACTGCGAAGATGATCAGATGGCGATGCTACTGATGCTGATCCGTGTACAGAACGAGACTCAACAAGAAATCGCAGGCTTTGTAAAAGCATTCCAATCGCGTATGCCTGCTATCGGTGCAGACATTGACTGGCCGTGTTACGCAGGTAAACGAGAGGCCGCAGGCCAACCTTGGCACTTACTTGCTGCAAAGATTCTTGCCGACAATGGTCACAAGATTTTGATGCACGGTTATCATGACCGTCAATCTGGCCGCTTACATGCTGAAGATTACTTAGAGACATTTGGTATCACTAAAGCAGACTCAGCAGAAGAAGCAAAGCGCGTTCTCGAAACGCAGAATATCATTTATCTACCTCTTAGCGCGTTTGCTCCGCGAGCCGAAACCATGATTGGTTGGAAGAATCGCTATGGGTTAAGAACACCAATCAACACCGTGGTGCGTGCGCTTAATCCTGGACAGGCAACAGTGGGTATTAGGGGCAGTTTTCACCCAGGATTCCAGCAGCTTCATGCGGAAGTGGAATTTGAAATTGGTCAAACCGCGCACGCTGTCGTCTCATTCAAGGGGCAATCGGGCGAGTCTGAATACAACCCGAAAGTGAGTCAAACGGTGTGGTTAAGCCAAACCAGTGGTGTGACGTCGCATTACTGGACCGAGCAAATGTTGTCAGAGGTTCCAATGCCAACACATTGCCCATTTGGCACTGCAGAAGAAGACCTAAATCAAATGGTGAATACAGTGCTTGCGACTATGACCGTGGTCTTGTTTGCTCAAATGCACGACAGAGAAAAAGCCTTTGAGTGTGCGTTCTCTTATTGGCAGGTTTACTGCTCAAATAAGTAA
- the cobA gene encoding uroporphyrinogen-III C-methyltransferase, with protein MEAPYQKSWFKKGQADQNQERSSRFSKHDQASKLNKLLEDQSVDLDANHKGFVSIVGAGPHDPDLLTVKAVKAIMSAEVLLYDRLVNKDILELASPQADWIYVGKRCGQPSIGQEEICDLMVSLARQGKRVVRLKGGDPFVFGRGGEEALALVKHSIAYEVIPGITAAIGCSASSLIPLTHRGVARSVTFVTGQVVKGAFEAWSQLMQSGQTLVFYMGLEKAKAIQAGLLGSGLESDFPVAIITHGCSPEQQVHVARLNQLNDLSITLKGVSPALIVMGEVVKLREQLIETVQTVTEYEGI; from the coding sequence ATGGAAGCGCCTTATCAAAAGTCTTGGTTTAAGAAAGGACAAGCGGACCAGAATCAAGAACGCTCGTCTCGCTTTTCTAAGCATGACCAAGCAAGCAAACTGAACAAGCTTTTAGAAGACCAATCCGTAGATCTAGATGCGAACCACAAAGGTTTTGTCTCGATTGTCGGAGCAGGGCCGCACGATCCAGACTTGTTAACGGTGAAGGCAGTGAAAGCGATTATGTCGGCAGAGGTTCTTCTGTACGACCGTTTGGTTAACAAAGATATTTTGGAGTTGGCTTCGCCACAAGCCGATTGGATTTACGTGGGTAAACGATGCGGACAACCTAGTATTGGTCAGGAAGAAATCTGTGATTTGATGGTATCGCTCGCCCGGCAAGGAAAGCGAGTTGTACGCTTAAAAGGGGGAGATCCTTTCGTATTTGGCCGTGGAGGTGAAGAGGCGTTAGCGCTCGTCAAACACTCTATCGCTTATGAAGTCATCCCCGGTATTACTGCTGCCATCGGTTGTTCGGCAAGTAGCTTGATCCCGCTTACTCATCGTGGCGTTGCTCGTAGCGTTACCTTTGTGACGGGGCAAGTTGTGAAAGGTGCATTTGAGGCTTGGAGCCAACTGATGCAAAGCGGTCAGACGCTGGTATTTTACATGGGTTTGGAAAAGGCTAAAGCGATACAAGCGGGTTTGCTTGGTTCTGGATTAGAGTCTGATTTCCCTGTTGCGATCATTACTCACGGCTGTAGTCCTGAACAGCAAGTTCACGTAGCAAGACTCAATCAGCTCAATGATTTATCGATTACACTCAAAGGAGTCAGCCCAGCATTGATTGTGATGGGAGAAGTTGTCAAACTGCGTGAACAACTAATAGAAACCGTACAGACAGTGACGGAATACGAGGGAATATGA
- a CDS encoding nitrate reductase, translating to MSQGCKKTTCPYCGVGCGVEVNAKGIVGDACHPANAGSLCVKGVALAESLNMPSRLLYPKLVSQDRSQGKEVQWQQATDLIAEKIHQAKAEFGPDSVAMYVSGQLLTEDYYVANKLMKGYVGSANIDTNSRLCMSSAVAAHIRAFGEDVVPVNYDDIDKTELLIICGANTAWTHPVLFRRIQQARENNPNLKLVVIDPRETVTAQQADLHLPIKNDGDVSLFNGLLKFLIEQQCIDSQYINSYTDGFDALAEEVSGLRYDVTNLSSSFGISEEKLTTFFQWFAQSPTAITLFCQGVNQAENGVDKGNAIINAHLASGKIAKSGCGPFSITGQPNAMGGREVGGLANQLAVHRSFDAESIKQVQAFWDSPEIATQPGLKAVELFEAVERGEIKVLWIMATNPVVSLPDNQLVKRALEICPFVIVSDITADSDVAHYADLLLPAAGWGEKQGMVTNSERRLSRQRQFQTPPGEAKSDWWAISQVGQALCALEKTQNGFAFTSERAVFREYAAMTGMNADSLLKLDLSQHANLTEQEYEEWVPTQWGGERPFADGVYSHPDGKARFVVTSESPMRLERTKGWWLNTGRQRDQWHTMTRTGHIAHLAASELEPTVYMNTLSATQNRLKAGQLTKLFQPASNTGIYAKVAIDEGLGFQELFMSMHWAGRYGGESSVNAIVNSAKDPISGQPAFKSSYVEVQDAAVKTYGVFIGTQFDSGKFLYSAFQAESNLGIWRFAHDKRPKKQSFCRTEKSRRITIDIAQGWLAVDYDLVGDVRIIRSVLVVSSEPIQTDYTNFIGLIGKPMELSQLLTITQSQSSAKLVCSCFRVTDKQIHDAMEKQDCTSLTQLQNKLKCGTNCGSCVSQIKQMVDSHQHQKGKQQANQQSLAIQIK from the coding sequence ATGTCGCAAGGATGCAAGAAAACCACTTGTCCCTATTGTGGTGTTGGATGTGGTGTCGAGGTCAATGCGAAAGGAATCGTTGGGGATGCGTGTCATCCTGCGAATGCGGGGTCACTGTGCGTAAAGGGCGTCGCGTTGGCAGAGAGTTTGAATATGCCTTCGCGCTTGTTGTATCCAAAACTTGTAAGCCAGGATCGATCCCAGGGTAAGGAAGTGCAATGGCAACAAGCTACGGATCTGATTGCTGAAAAGATCCATCAAGCAAAAGCGGAGTTTGGACCAGATTCTGTCGCTATGTATGTTTCTGGTCAGTTGTTGACGGAAGACTATTACGTCGCCAACAAACTCATGAAAGGCTATGTTGGCAGCGCAAACATCGATACTAACTCGCGTTTGTGTATGTCTTCGGCGGTTGCGGCTCATATACGAGCATTTGGTGAAGATGTCGTTCCCGTCAATTACGACGATATTGATAAGACTGAGCTATTGATCATTTGCGGTGCTAATACCGCTTGGACGCACCCTGTTTTATTTCGACGTATTCAACAAGCGAGAGAAAACAATCCTAATCTCAAACTGGTGGTCATTGACCCTCGTGAAACGGTCACCGCACAGCAAGCCGATTTGCATCTACCGATTAAAAACGATGGGGATGTATCACTTTTTAATGGGCTGCTTAAGTTTCTTATTGAGCAGCAATGCATTGATTCTCAATACATAAACTCCTATACCGATGGGTTTGATGCGCTTGCAGAAGAAGTTTCTGGCTTGCGTTACGATGTCACTAATCTATCGTCTTCCTTTGGTATTTCAGAAGAAAAGCTGACTACATTCTTCCAATGGTTTGCGCAAAGCCCAACCGCAATCACGTTGTTTTGCCAAGGGGTTAACCAAGCCGAAAATGGTGTCGATAAAGGCAATGCCATTATTAATGCACATTTGGCATCAGGTAAAATTGCCAAGTCAGGTTGTGGGCCGTTTTCTATTACAGGTCAGCCGAATGCGATGGGCGGGCGAGAAGTCGGTGGATTGGCAAACCAATTAGCGGTTCATCGTTCTTTTGACGCAGAGTCTATCAAGCAAGTGCAAGCGTTCTGGGATTCACCAGAAATTGCCACTCAGCCCGGATTAAAAGCCGTTGAACTGTTTGAGGCGGTAGAACGTGGTGAGATTAAAGTTCTGTGGATCATGGCAACCAATCCCGTTGTCTCTTTGCCAGATAACCAATTGGTAAAACGTGCACTAGAGATTTGTCCGTTTGTGATTGTTTCTGATATCACAGCGGATTCGGATGTAGCGCATTACGCGGACCTGTTGCTGCCCGCCGCTGGCTGGGGGGAGAAACAAGGCATGGTAACCAACTCTGAGCGTCGACTTTCTAGGCAGCGTCAGTTTCAAACGCCTCCCGGTGAAGCAAAATCAGATTGGTGGGCGATAAGCCAAGTCGGACAAGCTCTGTGTGCATTGGAAAAGACACAAAATGGCTTTGCGTTTACTTCTGAGCGGGCGGTCTTTAGGGAATATGCGGCGATGACAGGCATGAATGCAGATTCGCTATTGAAGCTCGACCTGTCTCAACACGCGAACTTAACCGAGCAAGAATACGAAGAATGGGTGCCGACACAATGGGGAGGAGAACGTCCTTTTGCTGATGGCGTCTATTCGCACCCAGATGGTAAAGCGCGTTTTGTCGTGACCAGTGAATCTCCGATGCGTTTAGAAAGAACAAAAGGTTGGTGGCTCAATACGGGCAGGCAACGCGACCAATGGCATACCATGACGCGCACAGGGCATATCGCCCACCTTGCCGCGTCTGAGTTAGAACCAACGGTCTACATGAACACACTCTCCGCCACCCAAAATCGCTTAAAAGCAGGACAGCTCACCAAGCTGTTTCAGCCTGCTTCAAACACCGGTATTTATGCCAAAGTTGCCATTGATGAAGGTTTGGGTTTTCAGGAGCTGTTTATGTCAATGCACTGGGCGGGTCGATATGGCGGTGAAAGCAGTGTTAACGCGATAGTAAACAGTGCAAAAGACCCTATTTCTGGGCAACCTGCGTTTAAGTCATCTTATGTTGAAGTGCAAGACGCAGCGGTAAAAACCTACGGTGTGTTCATTGGTACACAGTTTGATTCCGGCAAGTTTCTCTACAGCGCATTTCAAGCAGAAAGTAATCTGGGCATCTGGCGCTTTGCACACGACAAACGACCAAAGAAGCAGAGTTTTTGTCGAACAGAAAAGAGCCGCAGGATTACGATAGATATTGCCCAAGGTTGGCTAGCGGTGGATTACGACCTTGTTGGAGACGTTCGTATCATTCGTTCTGTTTTGGTGGTGTCTAGTGAACCGATTCAAACCGACTACACCAACTTTATCGGCTTGATTGGCAAACCGATGGAGCTATCGCAACTGCTTACCATCACTCAATCGCAAAGCAGTGCCAAACTGGTTTGTAGTTGTTTCCGTGTTACTGATAAACAAATACATGATGCTATGGAGAAACAAGACTGTACTTCACTGACCCAGCTTCAAAACAAACTCAAATGCGGTACTAACTGTGGCTCGTGCGTTTCTCAAATCAAACAAATGGTCGACAGCCATCAGCATCAAAAGGGCAAACAGCAAGCGAACCAACAGAGTCTGGCGATTCAAATAAAGTAA
- a CDS encoding GNAT family N-acetyltransferase, which translates to MKIIAVEKQDLVALYQLENDLFGHHAYPGFFFRQAFDCWQNGLLIAKEDDQIAGYVLMAQSDEAKTHWILSLAVGSEYRGKGIARLLVEQVLNQVNVSDLVKLTVDPNNAPACRLYRSLGFEVVKEEANYFGDGEARLVMQLTR; encoded by the coding sequence GTGAAAATTATCGCAGTAGAAAAACAAGATTTAGTCGCACTTTATCAATTAGAAAATGACTTGTTTGGTCATCATGCTTATCCAGGTTTCTTTTTTAGACAGGCCTTTGATTGTTGGCAAAATGGTTTATTGATTGCTAAGGAAGATGACCAAATTGCGGGTTATGTTTTGATGGCGCAGAGCGATGAGGCCAAGACTCATTGGATATTGTCATTAGCGGTTGGTAGCGAATACCGCGGCAAAGGCATCGCACGTTTACTTGTAGAGCAGGTGCTTAATCAAGTGAATGTCAGTGATTTGGTCAAACTCACCGTCGACCCAAATAATGCACCAGCTTGTAGGTTATATCGCTCGCTTGGTTTTGAAGTTGTAAAAGAAGAGGCTAACTATTTTGGTGATGGTGAGGCTCGCTTAGTCATGCAATTGACACGTTAA
- a CDS encoding EAL domain-containing protein has translation MALLFSVLLPALPLLFCHLYRIALKRVATYNFTLKLSYYAVFIGILYPVANTMLLMLISALLGSSTSFSFEFIAYSVLSAILTQMVLTPLLSLGLSYVLDGENTPYIKLDRAMMAAYSNPLHYRFWLMVCGLFLVAGISAQNPLTLNALSLMLLCLVGMGLGKFGLLRPMMIGAATLLVCVENIIDRHNLGFISREQVYAMLLVLFALTTLTFMLVAHTIKNYVTTRNAIRKERIDSFTGLYNLAQLKEDVAKQVNATLIYIDLEPTLSKLHGLGHQGRAQLMKQLSQYLASNTDHLTRAYLPPFASGLLCFAPRLPNMDTELATLIGLLDRFYFYFDDSAVSLVKRTIQCASVQGNRNLDPMISKLCEQQGGNNACVNWVTHNQQEHKTLNQLSFIQQCFRENKFELYCQPYRSLSETPRAAHFEILLRLKPHQGKLMSPAEFFPLINEFSLELELDEWVIQHTFITLRARINDWGSVGRCAINLTAKALNSDGFAEQVKTQAQQQRIPMNKLCFEITESDALRNEPIAIQNLKQLRKAGSTIALDDFGTGYASFDYLRRLPLDVLKVDGSFVKNIIDSENDRIIVQAISQVASSMKLTTVAEFVESEAHIKNASILKYPVCSRVWRCKATTAYRVPYKVIEQSLTTTSKTKKSLYFTI, from the coding sequence ATGGCTTTGCTGTTTTCCGTGTTGCTACCTGCATTGCCCCTGCTGTTTTGTCACTTGTACCGCATAGCATTAAAACGCGTCGCCACTTATAACTTCACCTTAAAGCTTAGTTACTATGCAGTGTTTATCGGTATTCTCTATCCAGTTGCGAACACCATGCTATTAATGCTGATCAGCGCACTTTTGGGGAGTTCAACGAGTTTTTCTTTTGAGTTTATTGCCTATTCCGTCTTGAGTGCCATTTTGACACAAATGGTGCTTACACCACTTTTAAGCCTTGGCCTTAGCTATGTCCTTGATGGAGAAAATACACCGTATATTAAGCTCGACCGAGCAATGATGGCAGCCTATTCAAATCCGTTGCACTATCGATTTTGGCTGATGGTATGTGGGTTATTTTTGGTGGCAGGAATATCAGCACAAAACCCACTTACCCTAAATGCGCTTAGCTTGATGTTGCTGTGCCTAGTAGGCATGGGATTAGGAAAATTCGGCTTATTACGCCCAATGATGATTGGCGCAGCGACGTTACTGGTGTGTGTAGAAAATATCATTGACCGCCATAACCTTGGTTTCATTTCTCGTGAACAAGTGTATGCAATGCTATTGGTATTGTTTGCACTTACCACGCTGACTTTTATGCTGGTTGCGCATACGATCAAAAACTACGTGACGACACGCAATGCTATCCGTAAAGAGCGCATCGACAGCTTCACTGGGTTATATAATCTTGCTCAGTTAAAAGAAGATGTCGCCAAACAAGTCAATGCAACGCTTATCTACATCGATCTTGAGCCTACATTATCCAAACTGCATGGATTAGGCCACCAAGGTCGTGCACAGTTAATGAAGCAACTTAGCCAGTATCTCGCATCTAACACCGATCACTTAACACGTGCATACCTGCCTCCATTTGCCAGTGGCCTACTCTGCTTTGCTCCACGTTTGCCAAATATGGACACTGAATTAGCAACACTCATTGGGCTTTTAGATCGCTTTTACTTCTACTTCGACGACAGCGCAGTCAGCCTTGTAAAACGAACGATTCAGTGCGCTTCTGTCCAAGGCAATCGCAATCTCGACCCGATGATTTCCAAATTGTGCGAGCAACAAGGTGGTAATAATGCTTGTGTGAATTGGGTTACCCACAACCAACAAGAACATAAAACGCTTAACCAACTCAGTTTTATTCAGCAGTGCTTTCGGGAAAACAAGTTTGAGCTGTACTGTCAACCCTACCGTTCGTTGTCTGAAACCCCTCGAGCAGCCCACTTTGAAATCTTACTTCGCCTTAAACCACACCAAGGTAAGTTGATGTCACCAGCCGAGTTCTTCCCTTTAATTAATGAGTTCAGCCTAGAGCTTGAACTCGATGAATGGGTAATACAACACACGTTCATTACGCTTAGAGCGAGAATTAATGATTGGGGCTCAGTCGGTCGCTGTGCCATTAATTTAACCGCGAAAGCACTCAATTCGGATGGCTTTGCGGAACAGGTGAAAACCCAAGCACAGCAACAACGAATTCCAATGAATAAACTGTGCTTTGAGATCACCGAATCAGACGCTTTACGTAACGAGCCCATTGCCATTCAAAACCTAAAGCAGTTGCGAAAGGCCGGTAGTACTATTGCGCTTGATGACTTTGGTACTGGCTATGCAAGTTTTGACTATTTACGTCGATTACCATTGGATGTGCTAAAAGTGGACGGTTCGTTTGTAAAAAACATCATTGATAGTGAGAACGACAGGATTATTGTCCAAGCTATCAGCCAAGTTGCTAGTAGCATGAAGCTCACGACCGTTGCGGAGTTCGTCGAATCAGAAGCCCACATAAAAAACGCTTCAATCCTTAAATATCCAGTTTGCTCAAGGGTTTGGCGTTGCAAGGCCACAACCGCTTACCGAGTACCTTATAAAGTTATCGAACAAAGCTTAACCACAACATCTAAAACCAAAAAATCCTTATATTTCACGATATAA
- a CDS encoding aromatic amino acid transport family protein, which produces MKESRYTLNFSELNTTNAWTKHDTHWVLSLFGTAVGAGILFLPINLGIGGFWPLVVMAVLAYPMTYLAHRGLARFVLSSKVKNADFTDVVEEHFGAKAGRSISLLYFLSIFPILLIYGVGITNTVDSFMVNQAGMEPLPRALLSGVLVFSLIAIMMAGEKVMLRAFAIMVYPLVAILAFLSFYLMPNWSMPVMDAPEMSSFASTMWLAIPVVIFSFSHAAAISTFANVQRRHYDDAADNKSELILRRTSVMLIAFVLLFVFSCVLALSPEQLAEAKSQNVSVLSYLANATDNPFIATLGPLVAFVAITSSFLGHFLGARESLNGLITKHSDIPKRRVDHISVVVLFISIWIAAILNPSILGMMEALSGPVIAMILFIMPMMAVYKVKALQQYRGKISTYFVLMTGIIAVSALVFSLLS; this is translated from the coding sequence GTGAAAGAATCTCGATACACATTAAATTTTAGTGAATTAAACACAACAAACGCTTGGACTAAACATGATACCCATTGGGTACTAAGCCTGTTTGGTACCGCCGTGGGTGCGGGTATTTTATTCTTACCGATTAACTTAGGTATTGGCGGTTTTTGGCCACTTGTCGTCATGGCGGTACTCGCCTACCCTATGACTTATTTGGCACACCGTGGCCTAGCACGATTTGTGCTGTCATCAAAAGTGAAAAACGCAGATTTTACCGATGTGGTTGAAGAACACTTTGGCGCAAAAGCGGGACGCTCTATCTCTCTCTTGTACTTCCTTTCGATCTTCCCGATCCTGCTCATTTATGGTGTAGGAATTACCAACACCGTCGATAGTTTTATGGTGAACCAAGCGGGTATGGAGCCATTACCGCGTGCCCTACTGTCTGGCGTATTGGTGTTTAGCTTAATTGCTATCATGATGGCGGGTGAAAAAGTGATGCTACGTGCGTTTGCTATCATGGTTTACCCATTGGTTGCGATTCTAGCGTTTCTTTCATTTTATCTAATGCCAAACTGGAGCATGCCAGTGATGGATGCACCAGAAATGTCGTCTTTCGCAAGCACAATGTGGTTGGCGATTCCCGTGGTGATCTTCTCTTTCAGTCACGCAGCAGCAATTTCCACTTTTGCAAATGTTCAACGTCGTCATTATGATGATGCGGCCGATAATAAATCAGAGCTGATTCTGCGTCGTACAAGCGTCATGCTAATCGCATTCGTGTTGCTTTTTGTCTTCTCATGCGTACTTGCTCTTTCTCCAGAGCAACTGGCAGAGGCGAAATCGCAAAACGTATCAGTACTGTCTTACTTAGCGAATGCAACAGACAATCCATTCATTGCAACGCTTGGCCCACTTGTAGCATTTGTCGCGATTACCTCCTCTTTCCTTGGTCACTTCCTTGGTGCGCGTGAAAGCTTGAATGGTTTGATCACTAAGCATTCGGACATACCAAAACGACGTGTTGATCACATCAGTGTCGTGGTGCTATTTATCTCGATTTGGATTGCAGCCATTTTGAACCCAAGCATTCTTGGTATGATGGAAGCACTCTCTGGCCCAGTTATCGCGATGATCTTATTCATAATGCCAATGATGGCCGTATACAAAGTGAAGGCGTTACAGCAGTATCGTGGGAAAATATCGACGTACTTTGTCCTGATGACGGGGATTATTGCGGTAAGTGCGTTGGTTTTTAGCTTGTTGAGTTAA